In Canis lupus baileyi chromosome 19, mCanLup2.hap1, whole genome shotgun sequence, the sequence TCTGAGCCAGTTcacagaagaaatgtggaagtTCAGTGCCTGTACAGAAGGTCAGCTGCCCTACCATTAGAATATGAATCAGGGAGACCCAGAAAATGGTGAGCCAACAAATCAGAACCAGGAGGACACAGAGTCGTGGGTTCATGATGATGGTATAGTGCAGAGGGTGGCAGATGGCCACAAACcggtcataggccatcacagTCAAGAGGAAATCATCCATTCCagcaaaaatcataaagaaatacaCCTGAGTGATGCATCCTATATAGGAAATGTCTTTGCTGTGTACctggatgtttagcagcatcttcGGGACAGTGGTGGAGATGAAACAGATGTCAACAAAAGACAGGttggagaggaagaagtacatgggggtgtggaggtgggaATCAGAAAGGATAGCCAGGATGATGAGCAGATTTCCCAGTACAGTCACCAGGAACATGGACAGGAACAAGCCAAAGAGGAGAGGCTGCAGTTCTGGATCTTCTGAGAGGCCCAGAAGGAGGAATACTGATACTTCTGTCTGGTTTCCTGCTCCCATGTAGCTGGTCTGTTTGCTGGAAAAGGAGACAAAAGCAACCCTCAATGAACAGTCAGCTGTGGGTGAATTCCTAGTATTCACCTTTGATCCCACTTTGCATGGACATCCTTCACCTTCCACTAGTCCTTCCAATGCCAGTGACTCATTCATTGAAGTGGCAacccatttctattttattttttaaaaagctttatttatttattcatgagcgacagaaagagaggcagagacacaggcagagggagaagcggggctccctgcagggagcctgatacaatactctatcccaggaccccaggatcaggacccgagccaaagacaggaGGTTCAACCAAagacccactcaggtgccctacccatttctattttaaatgtgtataatCATTCAGACTATCTTCAACTTAGcagaaatctttctctttttatctgcTACTCACTGGTTCTAGTTCTTCTATTCAATCTATGGATATAAACCAATTTCTTCTTTGGTATGATCTTCCAAAATAATTGAAGACATTCAAAGTCTTTTCTTTGATTACTCCCTTTATTCTAATAACCCTATCATAGTGATTAGGATGGGTTTTCAACTCAAACAACATTTACTCTGTTACCTGATGTCACAGTTGACATGCTGGTGTCACAGTTAACTCTcaggtatctttttttccctaaaaatgtgGTTACTGCTATtaccttcttatttatttatttatttatttatttatttatttatttatttatttatgatagtcacagagagagagagagaggcagagacataggcagagggagaagcaggctccatgcaccaggagcccgatgtggggattcgatcccgggtctccaggatcgcgccctaggccaaaggcaggcgccaaaccgctgcgcccagggatccctattaccTTCTTTATAATGATTCAAAATGCTGTTGTGCACAGTAAGATGtcaataaataatagctattttattaatctattccttttatgataattattttttgacATACAACTGCCCCAAAATACAGTGTTATAGAACTGTGATTTAGAAAAAGGGGTcttgagggtgcctgggtagctcagtcagttaagcgtttctTTTGCCTGAGGTCATggtctctaggtcctgggatcgaaccccatattgggctctctgctcagcagggagtctgcttatctctctgcttgccactctgcctacttgtgcatgtggcctctctgtcaaataaataaataaaatcttaaaaacaaaaaaagaaggaaaagggatCTCGAGTCAGActttctagaataaaaatttGGTCTACTAATTTACCCACTGTGTGGCCCTGACAAAGTTAATTAATCTCTTGTAGCTGCAGATACCTCACCTCTACAATGGGGGTGGTAAATAATCCATACATTGCAAGCCTGGTGagtgaattaaatgagatcatgtatatAATATTTCTTGTATGGTTCTTGTGATATAAAGAGGACATTTGAAAAGGTGAGTTTCTGTTCTTACCATCACaaaaatt encodes:
- the LOC140611369 gene encoding olfactory receptor 7D4-like encodes the protein MGAGNQTEVSVFLLLGLSEDPELQPLLFGLFLSMFLVTVLGNLLIILAILSDSHLHTPMYFFLSNLSFVDICFISTTVPKMLLNIQVHSKDISYIGCITQVYFFMIFAGMDDFLLTVMAYDRFVAICHPLHYTIIMNPRLCVLLVLICWLTIFWVSLIHILMVGQLTFCTGTELPHFFCELAQILKVACSDTLINNICLYVATALLCVFPLTGILFSYSQIVSSLMRMSSTEGKYKAFSTCGSHLSVVSLFYGTSLGVYLTSAVTHSSQRSSVASVMYTVVTPMLNPFIYSLRNKDVKGALRRLLNRAASCP